The genomic stretch TATGTGACTTAATCAGTCTGGACGCTTGTACTCGACTATGTCTATAACTGTTACActtgacattaaatttttggcACTTTATCACTTATTTTCATGAtaacttcaattttttaataaaacgaaaataagaATTATTTCTATATTCCGTGGCTAGAATCTTTTGCatattaataaattatatttgtacctttttcagttttgaacACGACAAAAATATGCAAATAACCGCTGAATCCTCATTTGGAATGTATTTCCAACAAATTtcatttactgtttttttttttgaatgagTAAAACATCGACCTTATTAATGAGACGAGGAAAAGTTGAATTTTACAAGTACAAAGGGGAAGGGTGAATCGATCTAAATTCGAACAAGAAAAAGTTCGTATTTCTAAACAATAAATTGCAGCGGGCAAAATAGACAACTCAAGGCGATAAAAAGGTTATCTCAGCCAAGAAAATCATTCACTTGGCAAATGTGCCTCAAGTGAGGGATAACGCATGCCAAGAAACACTGCTGATAGACTCTGAAAGGGAAGAGAAGCTTTGGAAAAAATTGGTATTAAGACTTCCCGTTCACATTGTCCTTTGAAACTAATTATTTCCCTCTGTAGCAGGTTCAGAGATTTATTTTCTCCGACGATGTTTCGATTGTGCTcactgtttttttggctgttgCTTGGCCCTTTACTGGCAAGTTCACTGGTAAGTTATGTGATGTTACTATGCTCTTGTCAGGGGCATTCAACGATGGATTCTTCTCAAATGCATTCAaaaggctatccagagtactcttagatctctagaaatgcattataAGCGGCGCTGTAAAAATCTGTGCGGTCATCCTACTGGGGAGCCGTTGAGGCTTTTCGAAATTATAAGGGCCTCAGTGTTATTTTATCGAAAAATTTAGATGTAATTGAAcattttacgaaagtgagaatttttctgatttctcactccatcatatttttgaatccggaaataaaagatttctttttccacgaaaattaGCCCAAAATGTGGaccaaaatgtgaaaaaataacttcagaaaattgtagggaattttttagataagcttcgaaaattgtaacTAAATGGACGTCATATTTAAACCCTAATTTGTCAATCCTACTGAGAAATGTAAGAATCAGTAGCCctaattttgaaaagaaaccaACAAAAAGGAATAACTCTCATAACTTTGTTAAGTTaccaaatgacgtcatcatgcaattGTCGTATTGTCGCCCTTTTATTCCCTGTATTGTCCGTACCTTCCTGTCAGTCCCTACTCCGCTAGGTTTCTCCATGTTTTCCCATCCAACACTTCCCTATCCTCCATGTACGTACTCGCACATGTTCCCTGTTATCTTATGTGTTTATTCTTCgttctattattttttcccaCTGGAGCCCGGTACCTGAAATGGCCGGTTAGCGCAAATCAAATTTTACTCCGCGATTGTTTTTAACGTCCTatatattaaatattaaatGAGATTATCTCAACAATACATTTCATGTTCCCACTTTTTTTTCGTGGGCAAGAGGCGTAGGCATTAAATTTGTCTTATCCTTGGGTTAAACTTAACGGACCAATAACTCCCGTGGATTGTCATTCCCCTCTTTATACAATTTTCTTATTGATATCCTCCTTGAATTTCCATATGAACTATTCCCGTGACGTTTTACACATCCCATCTAATCCCATCCCTTGTATGGCCTTTGTACTCCCATATATCCCTGTACCCTTCTACATCTACTctctactcccttgtatcgtTTTTATACTCACATATATCCCTGTACCCTTCTACATCTACCCTCTAATCCCTTGTATCGTCTTTATACTCCCATATATCCCTGTACCCCTCTACATATACCCTGTACTTCTTTGTATCGTCTTTGTACTCCCATATATCCCCGTACGCTTCTACATATCCCCTCTTCTCCTTTGTATCGTCTTTGTGCTCCCATATATCCCCTTACCCTTCTACATACACCCTCTGCTCCTCGTATCGTTTTTAATTTGCACTCGCATTTCCTGGTGCCAATCTGCATATACTGCCTTAGCGTTGAAGTGAATGGATCAACATCAAAGCGTTGTGGTGAATGGATCAACATCTGATCCCCAATCCATTTCGTTTGGAGTCCCGCAAGGGTCCTTGATCGGTCTCTTGTTATTTATAATCTACATTATCGATCTACCTTCGGTGGTAAAGCATTGTAAAATCCTATTTTATGCAGATGATACCCTTCTATTATACGTTAGCTGTAGCTCTATGACCGACATAGAATTCATTCTATCCGAAGATCTTAAGAATATAATAGAGTGTGGCTTAATAATAACTtccttatagcggagctccacgcgcgcgaagcgcgcgcgtgggcggagccccatagctaagggaatctacccatccaagaaaatttggtaatcacgtgaccgtacaccgaacgaacgaacgaacgaccgtccgtccgcaccacagggtaaccaatgtttcctctcacactttctagcgagtttgggagcccaggaaaaaactaattgcacatcaatgttgtgatcaattgacggctgtcaaaacagggtatccgctgaccagtatcacctgaccgtaccgcgggctcaagtgtcgacccatcgaggtcgagtttTTTTTGGCAGTTATCCGTTGACAAATTACCAGCTTCAAATGATCGCtggcttaagtttattttttccggTGATCCATATGAaatttgttgtgtttatgtcattatggccccgcactattaagattttgatttcaagctgacctcggacgcgaaaattcagccagtttttttaaaaatacaggcggagaagaccttttcttaccatggtcacgcgttggtcacgctctacgtccaatttttatgctctgattggtcaaaatttgacaggtgagttcatgcggaaaatttatgcagcatcttgaaagttgtttactttgacagctgaagctgacagagttttctgtcaacttgtgatgtttttaactgcctTTTTAGAccggatgtacaaaatgaaatacagcttctatcaagagtcttctgttattcatggctggtttgtttattgggtttttggttgagaaatgcgtcgcttgtcaaaattcggtaatccgatttcggatggcatcgtttttgttttttaccttgcttaatgcgtaagagggtttaaaagtctcaaccaactgtggccttccttgatagctttcaggaactgaatctcgaatggtaagcctgagtaattattgtatttgatgtttgtttttgttatatttaatttcatgaagtcgagcacagtttatgcggcaagtttatgcacgtttgtaagatttgagtcaatgatctgacatagcgtcaggtttgatataagcttacaggactttaaaaggccttcacaATAtcttttctcaccgcaaatagaaagaaaacgatccgaagaatatttagttataaatgtggctgtagaaagaaaactttgagcgattttcttgcttcgaggagttcaccttcgaaaacagtaaacaccgcaccgggaagccggcttaagctttacgcttaaagactcaggatttttagagacactttaatacttgtcttcgtgaatgaaaattgttgcctctgtaaatgtttcaccgaattatatttcttttattgattgttagtagtctctcttgcaattttaatcgcttgtacgTGCCggttgttttcatcgttcatgaacatcgcttgcaggagtactcaacaatgtcgcgcgtatcaaacgctttataagattacacatcgttataactgaaaccattaaataaaaaaaaatagtaataataaattcgttattatgttgaagggtaactctattaaagttcattcaaactcTCGACCACACTAACAGCTCGCActagaaatgagaaccggctggcagtatgggtgattttggaatttttttgaacggtttcgctaaaagccaaCGATTGATCGTCCCGAATATTGACTAAGtgtaatttttcttgaaaaattgtgaaatgccgcattctgtccgaggttcTTATGATAAATAGattgtttcacctcagatgtgatgtatattAAAAGAGTatgaaaggttggtttacacacccctagatttgttggcaagaatttgtaaagtaaacctgtcgaacgcaaaaaaaattcggcctgatttgttttccaagaatttgtttttgaggcctaatctactgtgatcaagagccattatggctcttgaatgtgatcgaacatgtttgctattttttgggtgtacatataaggctatcaactcgatgtaagatgtttcactctaaaataacttcgcctttccctcaaaagtcacatgaatgtgcccttaagttaaccgatttgtggattacaagtttattgtttgatttaaattataaatttattaatgggagcttcgcttttagccctggctaaatctatatattaacacTATAGAAAAACTAAGGTAATGTTGACTGGTACACATCAGAGACTTGTCCCAGTTGATAGTTTCACAGTCAGGCTTTCAAGAGTCTATCAGTTTAAGAATCTTGGCGTCATGTAGGATACATGCCTCTCGTGCAATATTAACGACCATATAGACTACATCGGGCGCAAAAAATCGGCAAAGCTCGGCATGCTTCGTAAAGCGCGCAAGGTCATTCCACGTGAGTCATGTTTAAcactttttattattcattcaaatatttctctgtttctaactggctaaaagcacacgcataattcaccataaccagctaccgaatttggaagaactttgcgattaatcaaccgatggcgtcaaaagtgcagcacagttacaggttaatgcaccgttgaccgagaagacctggggacaagcTTGGGTTTTTTTGGTTGTGAAGACAAAAATTGCGGAACAGTTTGTGGAGCATTTTATTCGTTTCACGACGAagtattgtctaaaaacataacaaaaagacaactcgacggataacatctgctatttggagtatatttgcagacctgaaccgCCCTTTATCTTCtcaacatccactatcgaggtgaacttaacatGGACGAACTTAAGCATGTTTTAACttgtcttgtttgtttgtttgtttgcttgtttttttaactaggaattattttgaatgaataataaagcaagtaatgaatttggctttcgtaggatatgaagaattaagcagatttCGGAGGTTGTTATCCAccataacaccctcctcgatccgCCTAATAttctacgaaagccgaattcattaattgctaaataacgCTATGATACTTCCAATATTCTACTATTGCGCTGTCGTGTGGGACTCCTGCAATGAGTGAACAACAGTACTTGGATAAGCTGCATAGGCGTGCCGCCAGTATAATTGAAGGCTACACAGTTTCACAAACGCAGATGTCTCGCACCTTCGGTTGGCCTACACTCCAGTCCCGCCGAGACTATCTAAAGTGCATGTTATTGTTTAAGAGCCTTCATGGCCTGGCTCCGGCATATTTACTTAATGCATTTAACCACGCGCGCGACATCCATTCATATAACATGCGCCATAGACATTTGCTCCGTCTGCCACTAGCCAGGACAACTCAGTACCAGGGCTCCTTTAGGTTCAGCGCTAGGGGAGCCAAGATCTGGAACACGCTTCCTCTGGCCCTGAGGAGTACGCATGATTTAAATAAGTTTAGGTTTGGCCCAAAAAGGCACTTTTAGATCCAAGCAAAATTGAGCCTCCGATCCTTTTGCTATACCTAGttccattttttatctgttATTGTCTTTTGTGCTGTTTATTCTTTTCATCAGGGCCCCATTCAAACCAGCCTTCCTGAGCCGGGCAATCTGGATAAATATCgtttaaaataaagtaaaactcCCTTGTACCCGGtattcaaaaatccagctataTTAATTACAcataaatcacaaaaaaacaacTCTAAATTCGTTAAAGATCAGTGAAATGTCTCTCACGATTCTCGAATGCATAGATGTTTTTTGTTGGCAAActcatttggtaaaaaaaaggcACTTTTCTAGGTGTAATCATCCTCATATTCTTTGCATGAGCTCTAAGTCGTTACAGAGTGATGATAGGCTACTATGTGACATTGAAATATCCGGCAAAACCCAGAACTATTGCCTGAAAAGTGTTTGCAACTTTAAAGTGAGTCGATCCTCCGTAATTTTGCTTTCCATAACAACATAATTGGACTTTAGGCACTTATTCAATTAAGATTTAACATATTATCAAGTAGCGTAGCTGTCGTATTTGAGGTTATTCTTGTTGACCGTGAAATCAATGGGGAAAACGATCTGGAGAACATTATGCCTTAAAATTCTCCTGTTTTGTCATGAGACTGATGCTTCATAGTCTATATTCCAATCGGCCATAATATaacacttttcattttttttagacaGTCGAATGATACACAGAAGTAAATCATGATCGTTTAGGAATTCTTGTAAACTTTGTTTAGGCGGTCTATAAATAACACCTTCAATTATtaagtttctttcttttggGTCTATTAACTTCTGCATATACCCTCTAGTCTCCCTGCCCCTGTACTCTTATATATTCCTATGGTTTTTCTAACTTTCGCCTCCACTTCCTTTTATGACTCTTCTGATAAACTTATATCTTTAATAAACTTGCAGGAAAACGGTCTCGGAAGTTCCTCAGTAAAACCACGGAACAAGCGATCTTATAATCATGGTCATTCAAAAGACCTTGCTCTTGAGCTGGCAAAAAATCATGTAAGTAGTATTATTCTAAATAAGATAGATAAAAATAGCACCTTCAGTACTACTTTAAATATTTAACTTACCTGTACTTTAAGAGCTGTAAcacttatttctttgtttgacaTAGTTAAAGTCACGGTTCACTTCGAGGAGACCCCTTAGGTTATGGGGAGGGCGGGGTGgaagaagaaatttttacttggggggggggggagggagattGGGGGCATCTGCTTTCTGAATACTAGTACAGTTAATAGTTAAGTTGTTTCTTTATATTGTGGTCTAATTGTTAATTCTAAATGACAGCTGTCTCTATGATCCGTTCCTCCTTTTCACATTTCAGCTGATAAAGATGATCATAAATGAGCAGCATGACCTGGACAAAGCCAAGGAGAATGTTTATATTCTTCAAGAAGGTTTGGTCTTCTCTTTATTCGGTGCCCAAATAAAGTTTTTTCACGACTACCAGGTTACGTTAGCACTGGTCATTAACTACGCAAAACAACCTCGGTGATATACATCATGCGCGAAGTATAACTTTCCCAAATACCAGGTATAAGAAATGCAAATGGTGTATCAAACAGTGGATGTTAATTAAACGGCTTTGTCACTAAAGCCGGAAACTTTTAATGACCACCTTTGTGTCCTTCTGCACCGAACGTGCTTTCAAttgtcaaaattcaatgttATGATACCATCTATTAAAAGGTTGTCAAGGTGAACTCTTCGGACATAACACACAACTTTCAAGAATAGATTGTTTGATGAGTTCATAGGTATCTAAAAGATGTAAATGTTTGCTTAGAATGGTCGAAACTCACTTGACTCTTCGACTTTGCTAAAGGCACTTTAATAaaagctgataaaaaaaattacaaacaaagATACTCAAAGTTAGATTAGATGGTGACTGAAAATCGTGACGAAAGGCCCGAAATTGAAACTTAGGAGACAGAAATAGGAGCTAGTGGTTCGGTTTTTCTGACGAACGTACCGCGGTCACTTTACCTCCAATAGAACACTTGGTAAAGGTAACTGGCCTTTTTGATTATTTGATATTCTGTTAGGAAGTTATCATCTGTCACACATCGTCTATATATTGCAGATAGCTGCACTCACATCAAGTCAATTGGTAAGCCTGTGATTCACAATAATAGGCTATATGATCAAGGAGCATGGATGAAAGATCCGCTAGGAATCATGGGTGCTGAGACCATTTTCGTTATGGAGTATTACTCCGGGAGAAACGAGCTTGAAGAGTTTGAAAACATGGCCATGTTCAAAGCAGGCATCCTTCGTAAGAAGTACATACTGCCTTATAACTGGGACGGAACAGGAGGAGTAGTGTATGGACCTTACCTTTACTACAACAGGTATAAAcgttatttaaataaaataagtaatgatttggaggtagcacatccacaaagtggttcttcgtctacctgattcctggtctaatcggaatttggaaatgttggtttttgaggagaggggaagagcggagtacccggagaaacacctctcggagcaaaggagagaaccaacaacaaagtcAACCCACATGGCGTCGACACCGGGAtatgaacccgggccacattggtggggggcgagtgctctcatcactgcgccatcccttgctcctcgttataatattgttttaatCTGATTGAGTATCGTCAACGGGAAAACAAGGGTTTAAAAGATAATCATCACTAAAAGGTcgcatttataaaaaaattaatcaaaggTGTCTTTTCATAACTGCGTggaccattttttaaaaaaacttaattcCGGGGCGCTGATAATAAGAATTAGTGATAGACCAGTTTACTGACGTAGTATTTCCTAGTAAGGGAAATCAAGATCATGACCTATCCTCTTATAACATAGGGCTTCCTCAAATGCAACTCATGATGTCTACACATGCACAGCTGTCAGGGACGGCGGAGCGTATTTTGTATTGGGGAGAGGGGGCGCTAACAAGCAAGCGCCGGAGACGCTAACTTGTAGGGGTTCTGGGGGAATTCTCCGGCAGCAAAGTTTGAAATCCTGAAGCTCGGAAATGCTACTTTTAGCATTCTCGACGAgatatcaaaaaaataaacgtGGATCAACAGCAAAATGACagatgttttactttttatttgttacttGATACATATATAACTTAATCAGATATATTCCAGCCTTACGTATATTCCGGCCTTAGTGTGTAAACTAAATTGTTTCATTACAAATGCTCGACGTGTGTAGCAAGAGGGAGAATGTTCAAAATTAGTGGTGTAAAATCAATTGTGTTACATTAAGATGTTAATCTTGACAGCATATGACAAATTTCAAGTATAAAATCAATTGCAACGTTATGACAAGTCGGATTTTGACAAATACGATTTTCCTAACTCGTCCCTAGTCGTCTTTCGTTTTTATTCACAAGCTGAATAGTGAGAATACTAAGGGAAAAGAACTGAGTTGATTTGCTGGAGTAAATTTCCTGTAACAATGCATGTACCGTAAcagcaagaaaaaacaacaagttcaacaGCTGAGGTCAGTAGTAGCAAATTTGCCGACATTCCTTTCATGATTCTCGTTCAGGGATACAAACGAATTTGCCACAGAAACTAAACAAAGCTTATCAAATCTATGTTTACGTGTGTTCAAAATCGCGAGATGGTTGAAACGTGCttgcaacattttttattgaagCCACCTCTTGATTCATCTGGCTGTCGAGAAGGACCTTTCCCCTGCTGCACTTGTAGCAGGATTGACGTAAATCAACTTGCAAACAACAATGACGTGTTCGATCAACTGTCGCTCGATTGGCTGAAGATCTTGGACCTCCCTCAAAATGTCCTGAAAGAAGCGTAAAGGGACTCGCCGCATGAGCACTTAAATTTTACTTACATCTGTTTGTCTTAATGTTTtgctcattttgttttgtttttccctctgttagttttcttttgttatgttttatgggatttttaattgtttgtaattttttatttatttttaaatttttattaattgctTAAAATTGGGAGGGTTAAAGCCCCTCCAGCCCCTCCGGCTCCTCCGTCCCTGGCTATATAAATGGTAGAAACATTCTCCACTGATACTAACAAATGGTGGtgtttttgtattgttgtgGTAGAGAGGCTACGAACAATATCGTAAAGTACAATTTGCGAACTGAAAGTGTGGAAAAGCAGATAAGCTTGCCGGGTTCAGTGAGGAACACCTTTTACCAGTGGGGTCAGGGTTACACTCAAGTTGATCTGGCAGTTGACGAACAAGGATTGTGGGCCTTATGGGGCTACAGTGGAAACAGCAACAAGCTAAGAGCGCAAATGATAGATGTATACAAAGGATCCTTAACCCACGCTTGGGACTTAAATTCAGGTACTCGACTTACGCCTTATTAGAGCTCCTTAAGCTAAACACAAAATGTCATGAAATGTAAAAGGGTTTCTGGAACTTGTTAGATTCACCATAAGTAAACTAAACCATTGCTATAACCTGTCAGTTAGCAAACGGTCGTCATCATCCTTTCCTCCATCAAATGTGCATCCTTGTTCGCAATTTCGTTACTTAGTTGAATGAGTTTTTATACTATAGGTGGGCATAATACGTGTTTTATTATCTTACTCCGAGTTTCCATTTAATGTTATTTTGCAGAAGTTATGAGCTCAATGGGAAATGCATTTGTGGCCTGTGGAGTGGTTTACTGTATCGACAACTATAATTCAAAGTCCACGACCATCAACTTTGCTTACGACACCAAAACTGGACGTTCATGGAACCCCAACATTCAGTTCACCAATCAGTTCGGCTACAACTCCATGGTGGACTACAACCCCAGTGAAAGAGTGCTGTACGCCTGGGACAACAAGCGTTTGGTCACTTATCCAATCACTTTCGAGGAACACTAGGTTAATTACTTTTTCCAAAATTTATCTCAATTTGGCCTGCTCCAGAGGTAGTCGACGGCATCTTTGAAGTTTGTCCGCCCGCGACCAAATTTTGTCCTTTGGTGAACAAACCGGTCGCACTTGGTTTTTCATTGTGATGACAGATTTTTGACATAAATAAACAGTTTTGTCCTCTAGTGCGACTTGgccctttttttttatcctatCACTTTTAATTAAGGAACGATAGGTTAATTCCTTGATCTGCAGATGATGGCTTTGAAAAAATGCTGATAGGGGACGCTTTGCTATTGTACTGTAAAAAGACGATGAGAAAACGGGGAAGTTCGCGGTAGAAAGCAAGTTTTACCATGACTAAAGAATCAAACAACAGAAATGCCAAATAAACTAATTTCAATATTTGACCAGACACTCACACTTCAAAACCTAACAATAACACTATCCTGTTTctaaataacaaatttaacagagCTCATTTTATGTAAACCTCGTAAGTACGTACTGTCCACTTCCAAACACCAAACAGGCCAACATTGTATAGTTGAGTTGTTATCGAATAATATCAACCACTCAAAATTCCAGAGGCGGAATTTCACTGcaatttttttgtcctttatTCTTTTATCGGTAGCCTATTCGGTCTACTCGGGGTCTAAGGCTTACCGGGGAATGGGTCATGGGATCAAACGCGCTTATGGTGATCTACCCTCGTTTTGTCATTAATTAATAAACTGCTGTTAGCGCTgagataataaataaaataaaagtggtTAAAACAAACATCTTGTTTGATAGTTGTTGACTTTTCTGTTCGTAACGAGAATGTCTGACACAACGGGTGAAGTTCTCAGGGGACATTGTGTATTTGACATTCTCTACGTGATGTGTTTAAAAACAACCCTGGAGATTGAATGACTTAAGGTTATTAAATGCCGTTCCAAATAAGGAGAAAGgaagagggagagagagaggaaagagagaaaagaaaagaaaaagagaagttaCAGCCGTGATTAGGAAAGTTCAAGTTGATCTGTATATGGGAGTTCATGATGATTCCACTCCACACGACCGACTGCACACGAAATCTGCTGTCAGTGGTAATATAAGTAAtcacctggccccggttgttcaaacgttgaatagctctatccaccggataaatcactatccagcggataagtattacggaaatcaattatgctatccgctggatagtgatttatccggtagatagcgctatccgacgtttgaacaaccggggcctggacTCAATCTTTGATTTCATAATTTAACGACTTGTCCTCGGGATTTCCCACCTCTTCCGTATGCTTTTCAGCCCCAACCGGTTGTTAGAAGGCCCCAGGATTAAAAGGCCAAATATGACCTCTTGGACCTGAGCGACCGTAGATCATTCTGAGCGTCATTTTTTAGAGGAGCGGTTGTCTAAAACTGACTCATCTTCCTCTTTTTGAGGAATGTGAAACAAGGGAACTTGTTCTAGGCTGCATGAATGCTAAAATCACTGCCTTTGGAACTTTTCAGATGTACAGTGGTACTTTGGAAGAGGAGTGAATGacgggtggggagggggggggggcaggatGTCACTCGATAGTTAAAGTCAcggtgaaaagaaaaaaaaggaagaaatccCATTCTGAATTTTTGACCTTTCTACAAAGGATTAAATGATATAACgagcaaaaatggcaaaaatggaAATAGAATGTTTGTGGCGGTTAattcattgttatttaaatttatcTTTTCCTCATCCGGCCGGGTAGTCTCTGAAAGCTTTAAAGGCAAATtccatttaattctttttgtctataaTCGAGGGAGAATGAGCTAGCTACAATTTAATAGTTGGATGGTCTAAAAGGAAGAGAGGACtttatccaagaaaatgctttttgaacaacagaaaaagaaaccttttgcCGAGACCATATTCGTTATGGCCTACTACTGTTAACGCCAACGAGCATGAAGAGTGTGAAAACATGGACATGTTCAAGGCAGTCATCGCTCGTAGGAAGTACAAAC from Porites lutea chromosome 1, jaPorLute2.1, whole genome shotgun sequence encodes the following:
- the LOC140940103 gene encoding myocilin-like codes for the protein MGAETIFVMEYYSGRNELEEFENMAMFKAGILRKKYILPYNWDGTGGVVYGPYLYYNREATNNIVKYNLRTESVEKQISLPGSVRNTFYQWGQGYTQVDLAVDEQGLWALWGYSGNSNKLRAQMIDVYKGSLTHAWDLNSEVMSSMGNAFVACGVVYCIDNYNSKSTTINFAYDTKTGRSWNPNIQFTNQFGYNSMVDYNPSERVLYAWDNKRLVTYPITFEEH